A stretch of Streptococcus sp. oral taxon 061 DNA encodes these proteins:
- the comE gene encoding competence system response regulator transcription factor ComE: MKVLILEDVIQHQVRLERTLDEISKELNIPISYKTTGKEREFKEYIENDEVNQLYFLDIDIHGVEKKGFEVAQFIRRHNPYAIIVFITSRSEFATLTYKYQVSALDFVDKDINDELFKKRIEQSILYTKSMLLENKDVVDYFDYNYKGNDLKIPYHDILYIETTGVSHKLRIIGKNFAKEFYGTMADIQEKDKDTQRFYSAHKSFLVNVGNIREIDRKNLEVVFYEEHRCPITRLKVRKLRDILEKKSKK, from the coding sequence ATGAAAGTATTAATTTTAGAAGATGTTATTCAACATCAAGTCAGATTAGAAAGAACCTTGGATGAAATTTCAAAGGAATTGAATATTCCTATTTCTTATAAAACAACAGGTAAAGAACGAGAGTTTAAGGAATATATCGAAAATGATGAAGTAAACCAGCTTTATTTTCTAGATATTGATATTCATGGAGTTGAGAAAAAAGGATTTGAGGTAGCACAGTTTATTCGTCGCCACAATCCCTATGCAATTATCGTATTTATCACTAGTAGATCAGAATTTGCTACCTTAACTTACAAATATCAAGTATCAGCCTTGGATTTTGTTGATAAAGATATCAATGATGAATTATTTAAAAAACGTATCGAACAGAGTATCTTATATACCAAAAGTATGCTGCTTGAAAATAAAGATGTTGTGGATTATTTTGACTATAACTACAAAGGAAATGATTTAAAAATTCCCTACCATGATATTTTATATATTGAAACAACAGGAGTATCTCATAAGTTAAGGATTATTGGTAAGAATTTTGCCAAAGAATTTTATGGGACTATGGCGGATATTCAAGAAAAAGATAAAGATACTCAAAGATTTTATTCTGCTCATAAATCATTTCTTGTTAATGTAGGAAATATTAGGGAAATTGATCGAAAAAATTTAGAAGTGGTTTTTTATGAGGAACATCGCTGCCCGATTACCCGTCTCAAGGTTCGGAAATTAAGAGATATTCTGGAGAAAAAATCTAAAAAGTGA
- the rlmH gene encoding 23S rRNA (pseudouridine(1915)-N(3))-methyltransferase RlmH: MKIKIVTVGKLKEKYLKDGIAEYSKRISRFAAVEMIELADEKTPDRASDSENEKILDLEGNRILSKIGDREFVVVLAIEEKTLSSEEFSKQLEQASINGYSTLTFVIGGSLGLSPQVKNRANLSLSFGRLTLPHQLMRLVLVEQIYRAFTIQQGSPYHK; encoded by the coding sequence ATGAAAATAAAAATTGTAACAGTTGGAAAACTAAAAGAAAAGTATCTCAAAGATGGAATTGCAGAATATTCTAAAAGAATATCACGATTTGCTGCCGTAGAAATGATTGAATTAGCTGATGAAAAGACACCAGATCGTGCCAGCGATTCAGAAAATGAAAAAATCTTAGATTTAGAGGGAAATCGAATTCTTTCCAAAATTGGGGATAGAGAATTTGTTGTCGTTTTAGCTATTGAAGAGAAAACCTTGTCTTCTGAAGAATTCAGTAAACAACTAGAACAAGCTTCTATTAATGGTTATTCAACCTTAACCTTTGTGATTGGTGGGAGTCTGGGTCTTTCTCCTCAAGTAAAAAATCGAGCGAATCTATCCCTTAGTTTTGGTAGACTGACTCTTCCACATCAATTAATGCGTCTAGTTCTTGTAGAACAGATATACCGAGCCTTTACCATCCAACAAGGTTCTCCCTATCATAAATAG
- a CDS encoding TetR/AcrR family transcriptional regulator, with product MTESNKRLKTKRTIENAMVQLLMEQPFDQISTVKLAEKAGISRSSFYTHYKDKYDMIEHYQSKLFHTFEYIFQKHANHKRDAILEVFEYLESEPLLAALLSENGTKEIQNFLRNKLHIMLSTDLQKRFMQLNLNDIELEYSSIYLTNALFGVCQTWIAHGKKESPQEMTDFLMKMLGDSN from the coding sequence ATGACAGAGAGTAACAAACGCTTAAAAACAAAACGTACTATCGAGAATGCTATGGTTCAATTATTAATGGAACAACCATTTGATCAAATTTCTACTGTTAAGCTAGCTGAGAAAGCCGGAATTAGTCGCTCTAGCTTTTATACACATTACAAAGATAAGTATGATATGATTGAACATTACCAAAGTAAGCTTTTTCATACCTTTGAGTATATTTTCCAAAAACACGCAAATCATAAAAGAGATGCTATTCTAGAAGTGTTTGAATACTTAGAGTCTGAACCTTTATTAGCTGCTCTTCTATCTGAAAATGGTACAAAAGAGATACAAAACTTCCTGAGAAATAAACTTCATATCATGCTTAGCACTGACCTCCAGAAACGCTTTATGCAATTAAATTTAAACGACATTGAGTTAGAATATAGTAGCATCTATCTAACCAATGCACTATTTGGTGTATGCCAAACTTGGATTGCTCATGGAAAAAAAGAAAGTCCGCAAGAAATGACAGACTTTCTTATGAAAATGTTAGGAGATTCAAATTAG
- a CDS encoding ATP-binding cassette domain-containing protein has product MLTVSDVSLRFSDRKLFDDVNIKFTEGNTYGLIGANGAGKSTFLKILAGDIEPTTGHVSLGPDERLSVLRQNHFDYEDERVIDVVIMGNEKLYNIMKEKDAIYMKEDFSDEDGVRAAELEGEFAELGGWEAESEASQLLQNLNIPEDLHYQNMSELANGDKVKVLLAKALFGKPDVLLLDEPTNGLDIQSITWLEDFLIDFDNTVIVVSHDRHFLNKVCTHMADLDFGKIKLYVGNYDFWKESSELAAKLLADRNAKAEEKIKQLQEFVARFSANASKSRQATSRKKMLDKIELEEIVPSSRKYPFISFKAEREIGNDLLTVENLSVKIDGETILDNISFILRPGDKTALIGQNDIQTTALIRAIMGEIDYEGTVKWGVTTSRSYLPKDNSADFAGSESILDWLRQFASKEEDDNTFLRGFLGRMLFSGDEVNKPVNVLSGGEKVRVMLSKLMLLKSNVLVLDDPTNHLDLESISSLNDGLKNFKESIIFASHDHEFIQTLANHIIVLSKNGVIDRIDETYDEFLENAEVQAKVKELWKD; this is encoded by the coding sequence TTGCTAACAGTATCTGATGTTTCACTACGTTTTAGTGATCGCAAACTTTTTGATGATGTCAACATTAAATTTACAGAAGGAAACACCTATGGTTTGATTGGTGCTAATGGTGCCGGAAAATCAACCTTTTTGAAAATTTTAGCTGGTGATATTGAACCAACAACTGGTCATGTCTCTCTAGGACCAGACGAACGTCTTTCAGTTCTTCGTCAAAATCATTTTGACTATGAGGACGAACGTGTTATTGATGTTGTCATCATGGGAAATGAAAAACTTTACAACATCATGAAAGAAAAAGACGCCATTTATATGAAGGAAGATTTTTCAGACGAAGATGGTGTTCGTGCTGCTGAACTTGAAGGAGAATTTGCTGAACTAGGTGGTTGGGAAGCTGAGAGTGAAGCTTCACAACTTTTACAAAATTTGAATATCCCAGAGGATCTTCATTACCAAAATATGAGCGAACTTGCAAACGGGGACAAAGTGAAAGTCCTCCTAGCAAAAGCTCTCTTTGGTAAACCAGACGTCCTTCTTTTGGACGAGCCGACCAACGGTCTTGATATTCAATCTATTACTTGGTTAGAAGATTTCTTAATTGACTTTGATAACACAGTTATTGTCGTATCCCACGACCGTCACTTCTTGAACAAAGTATGTACACACATGGCTGACCTTGACTTTGGAAAAATCAAACTCTATGTCGGAAACTACGACTTCTGGAAGGAGTCTTCTGAGCTTGCTGCTAAATTGCTAGCAGACCGTAATGCTAAAGCAGAAGAAAAAATCAAACAACTTCAAGAATTCGTTGCTCGTTTCTCTGCCAATGCTTCTAAATCAAGACAAGCAACTTCACGTAAAAAAATGCTTGATAAGATTGAGCTAGAGGAAATTGTCCCTTCTAGTCGTAAATACCCATTCATCAGCTTTAAAGCTGAACGTGAAATTGGGAACGACCTCTTGACAGTAGAAAATCTATCTGTAAAGATTGACGGTGAAACTATTCTTGACAACATCAGCTTCATCTTGCGTCCAGGTGACAAGACAGCTCTTATCGGACAAAACGACATCCAAACAACTGCCTTGATTCGTGCCATTATGGGTGAAATTGACTATGAAGGAACTGTCAAGTGGGGAGTTACAACTAGTCGCTCTTATTTGCCAAAAGACAATTCAGCTGATTTTGCTGGCAGTGAATCTATCCTTGACTGGCTCCGTCAATTCGCAAGTAAAGAAGAAGATGACAATACCTTCCTTCGTGGATTCCTCGGACGCATGCTCTTTTCTGGAGACGAGGTTAACAAGCCTGTAAACGTCTTGTCAGGGGGAGAAAAGGTGCGCGTGATGCTTTCAAAACTCATGCTTTTGAAATCAAACGTTCTTGTACTTGACGATCCTACAAATCACTTGGATTTGGAATCTATTTCAAGCTTGAACGATGGATTGAAAAACTTCAAAGAATCTATCATCTTTGCCAGTCACGACCATGAGTTTATTCAAACTTTGGCTAACCATATCATTGTCTTATCTAAAAACGGTGTCATCGATCGTATTGATGAAACCTATGATGAATTCTTAGAAAATGCTGAAGTGCAAGCAAAAGTAAAAGAACTTTGGAAAGATTAA
- the comD gene encoding competence system sensor histidine kinase ComD: MDLLKILIVILHILILTNSYELICKAIKKERYLFISWVFILQSIVEILFYLTSLHGLGMEKISFTCIIFAYLIGFKKYNKFKAIFISLLLSLLYQSTHTFIAVIISSITGDSFLIKYEDLFFVVVLMLTYFITKKIITYFHLELTYFDKNYLYPFFKKVILIFFTLQVLLFISDMVGIHAHFNNFSSILATIVFICLLLIFFAMNSHKVRVEKEIALKQKKFEQEHLQTYTDEIVGLYNEIRGFRHDYAGMLVSMQMAIDSGDLQEIYRVYNEVLVKANQKLRSDKYTYFDLNNIEDSALRSLIAQSIVYARNNDVEFTLEVKDIITRLSIDLLDLVRIMSVLLNNAVEGAAESYLKQMEVAVIKMDLETVIVIQNSCRITMTPSEDLFELGFSTKGRNRGIGLNNVKEILDKYENIILETEMEDSTFRQIIRFKREFE, from the coding sequence ATGGATTTATTGAAAATACTCATAGTTATTCTTCATATTCTTATTCTAACAAATAGCTATGAACTCATTTGTAAGGCAATAAAAAAAGAAAGATATCTGTTTATTTCTTGGGTATTTATATTACAGTCTATTGTTGAAATTTTATTCTATTTAACTTCTTTACATGGATTAGGAATGGAAAAAATTTCATTTACCTGTATTATCTTTGCTTATTTAATAGGATTTAAAAAATATAATAAGTTCAAAGCTATTTTTATTAGTTTATTATTGTCTTTATTATATCAAAGTACTCATACATTTATAGCAGTAATCATATCCTCTATAACAGGTGATTCTTTCTTAATAAAATATGAAGATTTATTTTTTGTAGTGGTTTTGATGCTGACGTATTTTATCACTAAAAAAATTATTACTTATTTTCATCTTGAACTTACTTATTTTGATAAAAATTACCTTTATCCATTTTTCAAAAAGGTCATTTTAATTTTCTTTACTTTACAAGTTCTATTATTCATTTCAGATATGGTGGGTATTCATGCTCATTTTAATAATTTCAGTAGTATTTTAGCAACAATTGTCTTTATCTGTTTACTACTAATATTCTTCGCTATGAATTCTCATAAGGTGCGAGTTGAAAAAGAAATTGCCCTAAAACAGAAAAAATTTGAACAAGAACATTTACAGACATATACAGATGAAATTGTTGGTTTGTACAATGAAATCCGTGGTTTTCGTCATGATTATGCAGGTATGCTTGTTAGTATGCAAATGGCGATTGATAGTGGAGATTTACAGGAAATTTACAGGGTTTACAATGAAGTTCTAGTCAAAGCTAATCAAAAATTACGTTCAGATAAGTATACATACTTTGATTTAAACAATATAGAAGATTCAGCTTTACGAAGTTTGATTGCTCAATCTATTGTATATGCCAGAAATAATGACGTAGAGTTTACATTAGAAGTAAAGGATATTATCACAAGATTGTCAATCGATTTACTCGATCTTGTTCGTATTATGAGTGTTTTGTTAAATAATGCTGTTGAGGGTGCTGCAGAAAGTTATTTAAAACAAATGGAAGTTGCAGTGATTAAGATGGATTTAGAAACAGTTATCGTGATTCAAAATTCGTGTAGAATTACTATGACACCTTCAGAAGACTTGTTTGAACTAGGTTTTTCTACTAAAGGTAGAAATAGAGGAATTGGCCTTAATAATGTCAAAGAGATTTTGGATAAGTATGAAAATATCATTTTAGAGACAGAGATGGAAGATAGTACGTTTAGACAGATTATTAGATTTAAGAGAGAGTTTGAATGA
- a CDS encoding YhgE/Pip domain-containing protein, whose product MFKEWKAIFKKPTFIIVMIGISLIPALYNIIFLSSMWDPYGQLSELPVAVVNNDKEATYNGNTMAIGKDMVSNLKENKSLDFHFVNEEEGKKGLEDGDYYMVVTLPSDLSEKAASILTDHPEQMNIDYQTSSGHSFIASKMSDSAMTQLKQNVSASVTETYTKALFQKMGDLKSGLTKAADGSEQLANGAGQLAVGSQTLSSNLNTLANSSLTFSDGSEQFTRGLTTYVTGVKQLNSGLGTFNDGLQNYTSAVSQVDTGLNQLSSKTPELVTGINQLNTGMKSYAGGVSQLNSGLSQFSVGVNAYTSGVDKLSVGTKQLSSQSDTLRDGIAQLNKGIKEISTQLNTSSQQKEEITQLASSLDELNKALQSVTVSDNTDLKNTISNDLTTITTLAQTIVTNSQIEQEKILTNLQATATYQSLTDTQKKELTEAVSNNSNSTIESAKAILTTAGDLKENLGSINQPISNLSTLQTKANQLLPIASSSLTSMSSGFTQLQNAVDNQLVPGSQSIENGVNAYTKGLDTISLGVNQLSEKNTTLTTSLDQLVSGSTKLTENSSKLTTGLDTLAGKTPELVTGIEKLSSGSNQLNSKSPELIAGLDKIQLGSSQLTDKSSQLLSASSQLGNGAAKIADGAGKLAEGGATLTAGIGSLQVGTTDLGQGLRSASNQLKSASTESNNAEILSEPLSLSKKDNDQVPVNGIAMAPYMISVALFVAALSTNMIFAKLPSGRHPETRWAWFKSRFEINGVIAVLAAVLVFGGVHLIGLTANHEMRTLFLIIIASLTFMSMVTALTTWNSRLGAFFSLILLLLQLASSAGTYPLALTNDFFKAVNPWLPMSYSVSGLRQTISMTGNIHHQVIFLLVTLVLFIGLGMLAYQPKKMDED is encoded by the coding sequence ATGTTTAAAGAATGGAAAGCAATATTTAAAAAACCAACCTTTATCATTGTAATGATAGGGATTTCTCTCATTCCAGCTTTATACAACATCATATTTTTATCATCTATGTGGGATCCATATGGCCAATTATCTGAGTTGCCTGTAGCGGTCGTTAATAATGATAAAGAAGCGACTTACAATGGAAATACGATGGCTATCGGAAAAGACATGGTGTCTAATTTAAAGGAAAATAAATCATTAGATTTTCATTTTGTCAATGAAGAAGAAGGTAAGAAGGGTCTAGAAGACGGTGACTACTATATGGTAGTCACTTTGCCAAGCGACTTGTCTGAAAAGGCTGCTTCTATTTTAACAGATCACCCAGAACAAATGAACATTGACTATCAAACTTCTAGTGGACATAGCTTCATTGCAAGTAAGATGAGCGATTCTGCTATGACACAGTTAAAACAAAATGTTTCTGCCAGTGTAACTGAGACTTACACGAAAGCTTTATTTCAAAAGATGGGTGATTTAAAATCCGGTTTAACCAAAGCTGCAGATGGAAGTGAACAATTAGCCAACGGAGCTGGTCAATTGGCTGTAGGAAGTCAAACATTGTCTTCAAATCTTAATACTTTAGCTAACTCAAGTTTAACTTTTTCTGATGGAAGTGAACAATTTACAAGAGGGTTGACAACATATGTCACAGGAGTAAAGCAACTGAATAGTGGCTTAGGAACATTTAATGATGGTTTACAGAACTATACAAGTGCAGTTTCACAGGTTGACACTGGACTTAATCAATTATCTTCCAAGACTCCTGAATTAGTAACAGGTATCAACCAGTTAAATACAGGGATGAAGTCATATGCTGGTGGAGTTTCACAACTCAATTCAGGTCTCAGTCAATTTTCGGTTGGTGTCAATGCCTATACAAGTGGAGTGGACAAATTATCTGTTGGTACAAAACAACTTTCAAGTCAATCAGATACATTGAGAGACGGTATCGCCCAATTAAATAAAGGGATTAAAGAAATTTCGACTCAATTGAATACTTCATCTCAACAAAAAGAGGAAATCACTCAATTAGCAAGCAGTTTAGATGAGTTGAATAAGGCTCTCCAATCAGTTACAGTTTCAGATAATACTGATCTTAAAAATACAATATCTAATGACTTAACAACTATAACTACTCTCGCTCAAACTATTGTGACTAATAGTCAAATAGAGCAAGAAAAAATTCTTACCAATCTTCAAGCAACAGCAACTTATCAGTCTCTTACTGATACTCAGAAAAAAGAACTGACTGAAGCTGTTTCAAATAATTCTAATTCTACGATAGAGTCAGCAAAAGCAATTTTAACGACGGCAGGAGATTTAAAAGAAAATTTAGGAAGTATAAACCAACCAATCTCTAATCTTTCTACTTTACAGACTAAAGCAAATCAACTTTTACCTATAGCGTCTAGTTCCTTGACATCTATGTCAAGTGGATTTACACAGTTGCAAAATGCTGTAGATAATCAGTTAGTTCCCGGAAGTCAATCAATTGAAAATGGAGTTAATGCGTATACTAAAGGATTGGATACTATTTCTTTAGGTGTAAATCAACTAAGTGAAAAGAATACAACTTTAACAACAAGTTTGGATCAATTGGTTTCTGGCTCAACCAAGTTGACAGAAAACTCTTCAAAATTGACAACTGGTTTGGATACTCTAGCTGGGAAAACACCAGAATTAGTAACAGGTATTGAAAAACTATCATCTGGTTCTAACCAATTAAATAGCAAGAGTCCGGAATTAATTGCAGGACTTGATAAAATACAGCTTGGTTCAAGTCAATTAACAGATAAATCAAGTCAATTGCTTTCAGCTAGCTCTCAGTTAGGAAATGGAGCAGCAAAAATTGCAGATGGTGCTGGAAAATTAGCTGAAGGTGGAGCAACTTTAACTGCTGGTATTGGAAGTTTACAAGTAGGAACTACTGACCTAGGACAAGGCTTAAGAAGTGCTAGCAATCAACTAAAATCAGCATCAACAGAGTCTAATAATGCAGAAATATTATCTGAGCCTTTGAGTCTTTCAAAAAAAGATAATGATCAAGTTCCTGTAAATGGGATTGCTATGGCTCCTTATATGATATCAGTCGCTCTCTTTGTCGCTGCATTATCAACAAATATGATTTTTGCTAAATTACCTTCAGGTCGTCATCCTGAAACTCGCTGGGCTTGGTTCAAATCTCGCTTTGAGATAAATGGAGTTATCGCTGTGTTAGCAGCTGTGTTAGTATTTGGTGGAGTTCATCTTATTGGTCTAACAGCAAATCATGAAATGAGAACTTTATTCTTAATTATTATCGCAAGCTTAACATTTATGTCTATGGTAACTGCATTAACAACATGGAATAGTCGTTTGGGTGCTTTCTTCTCTCTAATATTGCTATTATTACAATTAGCTTCGAGTGCAGGAACATATCCACTTGCTTTGACAAATGATTTCTTTAAAGCTGTTAATCCTTGGTTACCAATGAGTTATTCAGTTTCAGGATTGAGACAAACCATTTCTATGACAGGAAATATTCATCATCAGGTAATTTTCCTTCTCGTAACTTTGGTTTTATTCATAGGATTAGGCATGTTAGCTTATCAACCTAAAAAAATGGATGAAGATTAA
- a CDS encoding S1C family serine protease: MKNFNKFSKTIGQLLLVILISFFSGLLGSLAVLQFNQKQGRGEQNSAAITQTASKNENSTTQAVDKVKDAVVSVITYSSNSQNSLLGSDETDTDTNSEQVYSEGSGVIYKKEGDTAYLVTNTHVINGAKKVDIRLADGTKVPGEIVGSDTYSDIAVVKIAADKVTTVAEFGDSSQLTVGETAIAIGSPLGSEYANTVTQGIVSSLNRNVSLKSEDGQAISTNAIQTDTAINPGNSGGPLINIQGQVIGITSSKIASNGGTSVEGLGFAIPANDVINIIKQLEKDGKVTRPALGIHMVNLSNLSTTDLQKLKLPGNVTSGVAVRSVQKNMPANGHLQQYDVITKVDDTKISSTTELQNALYSHSIGDEMTVTYYRNGKEEKTTIKLDKSTSDLN, from the coding sequence ATGAAAAACTTTAACAAGTTTTCAAAAACAATTGGACAACTTTTACTAGTTATTCTTATTAGCTTTTTTAGTGGTCTATTAGGAAGTTTGGCTGTTCTTCAATTCAACCAAAAGCAAGGAAGGGGAGAACAAAATAGTGCAGCGATCACTCAGACTGCTTCGAAAAATGAAAATTCTACCACACAGGCTGTAGATAAAGTTAAAGATGCTGTTGTATCTGTCATTACTTACTCATCAAACTCTCAAAATAGTTTACTCGGATCTGATGAAACTGATACAGATACCAATTCTGAACAAGTATACAGCGAAGGTTCTGGTGTCATTTATAAAAAGGAAGGGGATACTGCTTACCTTGTAACCAATACTCACGTTATTAATGGTGCTAAAAAAGTTGATATTCGTTTAGCAGATGGCACAAAAGTCCCTGGTGAAATTGTGGGTTCTGATACTTATTCAGATATTGCCGTTGTAAAAATTGCTGCAGATAAAGTCACAACAGTAGCCGAATTTGGTGATTCTAGTCAATTAACAGTTGGAGAAACAGCTATTGCAATCGGAAGTCCTCTAGGTTCTGAATATGCCAATACTGTGACACAGGGGATTGTATCAAGTTTAAATAGAAATGTATCTCTAAAATCTGAAGACGGACAAGCTATCTCAACCAATGCTATCCAAACAGATACAGCTATTAACCCTGGGAACTCAGGTGGTCCTTTGATTAATATCCAAGGCCAAGTTATCGGTATTACATCAAGTAAGATTGCCTCTAATGGTGGAACATCTGTCGAAGGTCTTGGTTTTGCCATTCCTGCAAACGATGTAATCAATATTATTAAGCAGTTGGAAAAAGATGGAAAAGTAACTCGACCTGCTCTTGGAATCCACATGGTTAACTTATCAAATCTTAGTACAACTGATCTTCAAAAACTAAAACTTCCTGGAAATGTTACTTCTGGTGTAGCTGTTCGTTCTGTTCAAAAAAATATGCCTGCAAATGGACATTTACAACAATATGATGTCATCACAAAAGTAGATGATACCAAGATTTCATCTACAACTGAATTGCAAAATGCTCTATATAGTCACTCTATTGGAGATGAAATGACTGTAACTTATTACCGTAATGGTAAAGAAGAAAAAACTACAATCAAACTAGATAAGAGTACAAGTGATTTAAATTAA
- the trpS gene encoding tryptophan--tRNA ligase — MSKPIILTGDRPTGKLHIGHYVGSLKNRVLLQEENKYDMFVFLADQQALTDHAKDPQTIVESIGNVALDYLAVGLDPNKATIFIQSQIPELAELSMYYMNLVSLARLERNPTVKTEIAQKGFGESIPTGFLVYPISQAADITAFKANLVPVGNDQKPMIEQTREIVRSFNHAYNCDVLVEPEGIYPEHEGAGRLPGLDGNAKMSKSLNNGIYLADDADTLRKKVMSMYTDPDHIRVEDPGKIEGNMVFHYLDVFGRPEDAQEIAEMKEHYQRGGLGDVKTKRYLLEILERELGPIRERRLEYAKDMGEVYNMLQKGSEKAREVAGQTLSEVKSAMGLNYFH; from the coding sequence ATGAGTAAACCCATTATTTTAACAGGAGATCGTCCAACGGGGAAATTACATATTGGGCACTACGTTGGTAGCTTGAAAAATCGTGTCTTACTACAAGAAGAAAATAAATATGACATGTTTGTTTTTTTAGCTGACCAGCAAGCACTAACAGACCATGCAAAAGATCCACAAACTATTGTAGAGTCTATTGGGAATGTTGCCTTGGACTATCTTGCAGTGGGATTAGATCCTAATAAAGCAACGATTTTCATTCAAAGTCAGATTCCAGAATTGGCAGAGCTGTCTATGTACTATATGAACCTAGTTTCATTAGCTCGTTTGGAACGAAATCCAACCGTAAAGACTGAAATTGCTCAAAAAGGCTTTGGAGAAAGTATTCCAACTGGATTTTTAGTTTATCCAATCTCGCAAGCAGCAGATATTACAGCATTTAAGGCGAACTTAGTTCCAGTAGGGAATGATCAAAAGCCGATGATTGAACAAACACGTGAAATTGTGCGTTCTTTCAACCATGCCTATAACTGTGATGTTTTAGTAGAACCAGAAGGAATTTATCCTGAGCATGAAGGAGCAGGACGTTTACCAGGACTTGATGGCAATGCGAAAATGTCGAAATCACTCAATAATGGTATTTACCTAGCTGATGATGCGGATACTTTGCGTAAAAAAGTAATGAGTATGTATACAGATCCAGACCATATTCGTGTTGAGGATCCAGGTAAGATTGAAGGAAATATGGTTTTCCATTACTTGGATGTATTCGGTCGACCAGAGGATGCTCAAGAAATTGCTGAAATGAAGGAACATTATCAACGTGGAGGTCTTGGTGATGTTAAGACCAAACGCTACCTACTTGAAATCCTAGAACGTGAACTTGGTCCAATCCGTGAACGTCGCCTAGAATATGCTAAAGATATGGGTGAGGTTTATAATATGCTTCAAAAAGGTAGTGAAAAAGCTCGAGAAGTTGCTGGTCAAACCTTATCGGAAGTTAAATCAGCAATGGGGTTAAATTACTTTCATTAA